In Ovis aries strain OAR_USU_Benz2616 breed Rambouillet chromosome 8, ARS-UI_Ramb_v3.0, whole genome shotgun sequence, a single window of DNA contains:
- the ACAT2 gene encoding acetyl-CoA acetyltransferase, cytosolic yields the protein MSADSDPVVIVSAARTIIGSFNGALSTVPVHDLGSTVIREVLKRAAVAPEEVSEVIFGHVLAAGCGQNPVRQASVGAGIPYSVPAWSCQMICGSGLKAVCLAAQSIRIGDSSIVVAGGMENMSKAPHLVHLRTGVKVGEKPLADSILCDGLTDAFHNYHMGITAENVAKQWQVSREDQDKVAVLSQNRTENAQKAGHFDKEIVPVFVSSKKGLTEVKTDEFPRHGSNMEAVSKLKPCFLMDGTGTVTPANASGMNDGAAAVVLMKKSEAGNRGLTPLAQIVSWAQAGVEPSIMGIGPIPAIKQAVAKAGWSLEDVDVFEINEAFAALSVAIAKELGLNPDKVNTEGGAIALGHPLGASGCRILVTLLHTLERKGGHRGVAALCIGGGMGIAMCVQRG from the exons ATGAGTGCAGACTCGGACCCGGTAGTCATCGTCTCGGCGGCGCGCACCATCATAG GCTCCTTCAATGGTGCCTTATCCACCGTTCCTGTCCATGACCTGGGTTCAACTGTCATCAGAGAGGTCCTGAAAAGGGCCGCTGTGGCTCCCGAAGAGGTCTCGGAGGTCATATTTGGACACGTTTTGGCAGCAG GCTGTGGGCAGAACCCTGTTCGACAGGCCAGTGTGGGTGCAGGAATCCCCTACTCTGTTCCTGCGTGGAGCTGCCAAATGATCTGCGGGTCAGGCCTGAAAGCCGTGTGCCTCGCAGCCCAGTCGATAAGGATAGGAGACTCGAGCATTGTTGTTGCAGGAGGCATGGAAAATATGAGCAAG GCTCCTCATTTGGTTCACTTGAGGACGGGAGTCAAGGTTGGGGAAAAGCCCCTGGCTGACAGTATACTCTGCGACGGGCTCACTGACGCATTCCACAATTACCACATGGGCATTACAG ctGAAAATGTGGCCAAACAATGGCAAGTGAGTCGAGAAGACCAGGACAAGGTTGCAGTTCTGTCCCAAAACAGGACAGAGAATGCACAGAAGGCGGGTCATTTTGACAAAGAGATCGTACCAGTTTTTGTATCTTCTAAAAAAG gtCTTACTGAAGTTAAAACAGACGAGTTTCCTCGCCATGGGAGCAACATGGAGGCTGTGTCTAAGCTAAAGCCTTGCTTCCTTATGGATGGAACGGGGACTGTCACCCCAGCTAATGCTTCAG GAATGAATGACGGTGCTGCAGCAGTGGTTCTCATGAAGAAGTCGGAAGCTGGCAACCGTGGGCTCACACCCTTAGCACAGATAGTTTCCTGGGCACAAGCAGGTGTGGAGCCTTCCATTATGGGAATAGGACCAATTCCAGCAATAAAGCAAGCT GTGGCAAAAGCAGGGTGGTCACTGGAGGATGTTGATGTATTTGAAATCAATGAAGCCTTTGCAGCCCTCTCTGTTGCAATAGCTAAAGAACTTGGATTAAACCCAGACAAG GTCAACACTGAAGGAGGAGCCATAGCCCTGGGCCATCCTCTTGGGGCATCTGGCTGTCGGATCCTCGTCACCCTGTTACACACGCTGGAGCGCAAGGGTGGACATCGTGGTGTTGCTGCCCTATGCattgggggtgggatgggaataGCAATGTGTGTTCAGAGAGGGTGA
- the WTAP gene encoding pre-mRNA-splicing regulator WTAP isoform X2, translated as MTNEEPLPKKVRLSETDFKVMARDELILRWKQYEAYVQALEGKYTDLNSNDVTGLRESEEKLKQQQQESARRENILVMRLATKEQEMQECTTQIQYLKQVQQPSVAQLRSTMVDPAINLLFLKMKSELEQTKDKLEQAQNELSAWKFTPDSQTGKKLMAKCRMLIQENQELGRQLSQGRIAQLEAELALQKKYSEELKSSQDELNDFIIQLDEEVEGMQSTILVLQQQLKETRQQLAQYQQQQSQAPGPSTSRTTSSEPVGQAEATGKDCSRLANGPSNGSSSRQRTSGSGFHREGDTAEDDFAPSPGNGNKASSSSEERTGRGGSSYVNQLSAGYESVDSPTGSENSLTHHSNDTDSSHDPQEEKSVSGKGNRTAASRHVQNGLDSSVSVQGSVL; from the exons GTTCGACTGAGTGAAACAGACTTCAAAGTTATGGCACGAGATGAATTAATTCTAag gTGGAAACAGTATGAAGCATATGTGCAAGCTTTGGAGGGCAAGTACACAGATCTCAACT CTAATGATGTAACTGGCTTAAGGGAatctgaagaaaaactaaagcagcagcagcaagaatctGCACGCAGGGAAAACATTCTTGTAATGCGACTAGCAACCAAGGAGCAAGAAATGCAAGAGTGTACT ACTCAGATCCAGTACCTCAAGCAAGTCCAGCAGCCTAGCGTTGCACAACTGAGATCAACAATGGTGGACCCAGCGATCAACTTGTTAttcctaaaaatgaaaagtgaactgGAACAGACTAAAGACAAACTGGAACAAGCCCAAAATGAACTGAGTGCCTGGAAGTTTACGCCTGATAG CCAAACAGGCAAAAAGTTAATGGCGAAGTGTCGAATGCTTATCCAGGAGAATCAAGAGCTTGGAAGGCAGCTGTCCCAGGGACGTATTGCGCAACTTGAAGCAGAGTTGGCTTTACAGAAGAAATATAGTGAGGAGCTTAAAAGCAGTCAGGATG AACTGAATGACTTCATCATTCAACTTGACGAAGAAGTAGAGGGTATGCAGAGTACCATACTAGTTCTTCAGCAACAACTGAAGGAGACGCGCCAGCAGTTGGCTCAGTACCAACAGCAGCAGTCTCAAGCCCCAGGCCCGAGTACGAGCAGGACTACATCTTCTGAGCCTGTAGGACAGGCAGAGGCCACAGGTAAAGACTGCAGTCGTCTGGCCAACGGACCAAGTAATGGCAGTTCCTCCCGGCAGAGGACGTCTGGGTCTGGATTTCACAGGGAGGGGGACACAGCCGAAGATGACTttgctccttctccagggaatgggAATAAGGCCTCCAGCAGCTCAGAGGAGAGAACTGGCAGAGGAGGTAGTAGTTACGTAAACCAACTCAGTGCGGGGTATGAAAGTGTAGACTCTCCCACGGGCAGTGAAAACTCTCTCACACACCACTCAAATGACACAGACTCCAGTCATGACCCGCAAGAGGAGAAAAGCGTGAGTGGGAAAGGCAACCGAACTGCGGCTTCCCGCCACGTGCAGAATGGCCTGGACTCGAGTGTAAGTGTACAGGGCTCCgttttgtaa